One stretch of Streptomyces sp. NBC_01363 DNA includes these proteins:
- a CDS encoding GNAT family N-acetyltransferase, giving the protein MKPQHWPLYGLRLRTPRLELRLPDLELLDDLASVAADGVHAPGEMPFTVPWTAVPPEERGKVVFQHVLSTVANWSVRDWALSLAVLCEGKVVGRQDVMARDFAVTGEVSTGSWLGLAHQGRGIGTEMRAAALHLAFAGLGARTAVSAAMTDNPRSLGVSHRLGYLPDGLTVAAVRGAPVTLQRLRMDRARWEECRSIKVTVEGLDGCRAEFGA; this is encoded by the coding sequence ATGAAGCCGCAGCACTGGCCCCTGTACGGGCTCCGCCTCCGCACGCCCCGCCTGGAACTACGCCTCCCGGACCTGGAGTTGCTGGACGACCTCGCGTCGGTCGCCGCCGACGGGGTGCACGCGCCGGGCGAGATGCCGTTCACCGTCCCCTGGACCGCCGTACCGCCCGAGGAGCGCGGAAAGGTGGTGTTCCAGCACGTGCTGTCCACCGTCGCCAACTGGTCGGTACGGGACTGGGCGTTGAGCCTCGCCGTGCTGTGCGAGGGCAAGGTGGTCGGGCGGCAGGACGTGATGGCGAGGGACTTCGCCGTGACCGGCGAGGTCAGCACCGGGTCGTGGCTGGGCCTCGCCCACCAGGGCCGGGGCATCGGCACCGAGATGCGGGCCGCCGCCCTGCATCTCGCCTTCGCCGGTCTCGGGGCCCGGACCGCGGTGTCGGCCGCGATGACCGACAACCCGCGTTCGCTGGGCGTCTCGCACCGGCTCGGCTATCTGCCGGACGGCCTCACGGTCGCCGCCGTGCGGGGAGCGCCCGTCACCCTGCAACGGCTGCGGATGGACCGGGCACGCTGGGAGGAGTGCCGGAGCATCAAGGTCACCGTCGAGGGACTCGACGGCTGCCGGGCGGAGTTCGGGGCATGA
- a CDS encoding GNAT family N-acetyltransferase, which translates to MSGTAGAAATDPTRCACWWHLFGAFGLHRIELDTWSGNERAVRAFVKAGFREEGRRRGAVLVAGRRYDTVLFGTVREEWPGGAG; encoded by the coding sequence GTGAGCGGGACCGCTGGGGCCGCGGCCACGGATCCGACGCGCTGCGCCTGCTGGTGGCACCTGTTCGGGGCCTTCGGGCTGCACCGGATCGAGCTCGACACCTGGAGCGGCAACGAGCGGGCCGTCCGCGCCTTCGTCAAGGCGGGCTTCCGCGAGGAGGGCCGGCGCCGGGGTGCCGTGCTGGTGGCGGGCAGGCGGTACGACACCGTGCTGTTCGGGACGGTGCGCGAGGAGTGGCCGGGCGGGGCGGGCTGA
- a CDS encoding EamA family transporter, which produces MLALLLALCSSLAYGCADFLGGLGARKAHVLRTVMIAAPASLAVELLLWPFLGASFGAGALGWGAASGVASAAAFAMLYRTLAIGPMNVLSPVTALVSAALPVGVGLTQGEHLGAAGLVGLPLALAAVVLVSAGHGAGTVRPSRTALLLALGAGAAIALQLVFLHQAPSDSGVAPLIVGRAVSSAVTLVAAGLMHRKLGSERPAYAMSAAAGMLDSMANLLFLLAARSGDLTVVAVVTALYPAGTVLLARGVLAERIHRGQLVGLGTAAVAVGLLALT; this is translated from the coding sequence GTGCTCGCTCTGCTGCTGGCTCTGTGCAGCTCACTCGCCTACGGGTGCGCCGACTTCCTCGGCGGTCTCGGTGCCCGCAAGGCACACGTACTGCGGACCGTGATGATCGCCGCCCCGGCCAGTCTCGCGGTCGAGCTGCTGCTGTGGCCGTTCCTCGGCGCCTCGTTCGGCGCCGGTGCCCTCGGCTGGGGTGCCGCGTCGGGGGTCGCCTCGGCCGCCGCGTTCGCCATGCTCTACCGGACCCTGGCGATCGGCCCGATGAACGTGCTGTCGCCGGTGACCGCGCTGGTGTCCGCCGCGCTGCCGGTCGGGGTGGGGCTGACGCAGGGCGAGCACCTGGGCGCCGCCGGTCTGGTGGGTCTGCCGCTCGCGCTGGCGGCGGTGGTGCTGGTCAGCGCCGGACACGGCGCCGGGACGGTGCGCCCCTCCCGTACCGCCCTGCTGCTGGCCCTCGGCGCGGGCGCCGCCATCGCCCTCCAGCTGGTCTTTCTGCACCAGGCGCCGTCCGACAGCGGTGTGGCCCCGCTGATCGTGGGCCGGGCGGTCTCCTCGGCCGTCACCCTGGTCGCGGCGGGGCTGATGCACCGCAAGCTGGGCTCCGAGCGGCCCGCGTACGCGATGTCGGCGGCCGCGGGCATGCTGGACTCCATGGCGAACCTGCTGTTCCTGCTCGCCGCCCGCAGCGGGGACCTCACCGTCGTCGCCGTGGTCACCGCCCTGTACCCGGCGGGCACGGTCCTGCTCGCCCGCGGCGTGCTCGCCGAACGCATCCATCGCGGCCAGCTCGTCGGCCTGGGCACCGCCGCCGTCGCCGTCGGCCTCCTCGCCCTGACCTGA
- a CDS encoding carboxyl transferase domain-containing protein: MQQAPVLASAADPASEAWKANEAAHHALADELRERLATARLGGGERARARHVARGKLLPRDRVDTLLDPGSPFLELAPLAAEGLYGGAAPAAGVIAGIGRVSGRECVIVANDATVKGGTYYPMTVKKHLRAQEVALENRLPCLYLVDSGGAFLPMQDEVFPDREHFGRIFYNQARMSGAGIPQIAAVLGSCTAGGAYVPAMSDEAVIVRNQGTIFLGGPPLVKAATGEVVTAEELGGGEVHSRTSGVTDHLAEDDAHALRIVRNIVATLPDRGALPWSVRPVDEPKVDPAGLYGAVPVDSRTPYDVREVIARVVDGSRFAEFKAEYGTTLITGFAHIHGHPVGIVANNGILFSESAQKGAHFIELCDQRGIPLVFLQNISGFMVGRDYEAGGIAKHGAKMVTAVACTRVPKLTVVVGGSYGAGNYSMCGRAYSPRFLWMWPNAKISVMGGEQAASVLATVKRDQLGDDWSTADEEAFKAPIREQYETQGNAYYATARLWDDGVIDPLETRQVLGLALTACANAPLGDAGFGVFRM; the protein is encoded by the coding sequence ATGCAGCAGGCACCGGTGCTGGCGAGCGCGGCCGATCCCGCCTCCGAGGCCTGGAAGGCCAACGAGGCGGCGCATCACGCGCTCGCCGACGAGCTGCGTGAGCGGCTCGCCACGGCCAGGCTCGGCGGGGGTGAGAGGGCCCGCGCCCGGCATGTGGCGCGCGGCAAGCTGCTGCCCAGGGACCGGGTGGACACCCTGCTCGATCCGGGGTCCCCGTTCCTGGAGCTGGCCCCGCTCGCGGCCGAGGGGCTGTACGGGGGCGCCGCCCCGGCGGCCGGGGTGATCGCCGGGATCGGCCGGGTCAGCGGCCGGGAGTGCGTGATCGTCGCCAATGACGCGACCGTCAAGGGCGGCACGTACTACCCGATGACGGTGAAGAAGCACCTGCGCGCCCAGGAAGTGGCGCTGGAGAATCGTCTCCCCTGCCTCTATCTCGTCGACTCGGGCGGCGCGTTCCTGCCGATGCAGGACGAGGTCTTCCCGGACCGGGAGCACTTCGGGCGGATCTTCTACAACCAGGCCCGGATGTCGGGGGCCGGGATTCCGCAGATCGCGGCGGTGCTGGGTTCGTGCACGGCGGGCGGGGCGTACGTCCCCGCGATGAGCGACGAGGCCGTGATCGTCCGCAACCAGGGCACGATCTTCCTGGGCGGCCCCCCGCTGGTGAAGGCCGCGACCGGCGAGGTCGTGACGGCCGAGGAGCTGGGCGGCGGCGAGGTGCACTCCCGTACGTCGGGGGTGACCGACCATCTCGCCGAGGACGACGCGCACGCGCTGCGGATCGTGCGGAACATCGTGGCCACCCTGCCGGACCGGGGCGCGCTGCCGTGGTCCGTGCGCCCCGTCGACGAGCCGAAGGTCGACCCCGCGGGTCTGTACGGCGCCGTCCCGGTCGATTCGCGGACGCCGTACGACGTACGGGAGGTGATCGCCCGGGTCGTCGACGGCTCCCGGTTCGCCGAGTTCAAGGCCGAGTACGGGACAACGCTGATCACCGGCTTCGCCCACATCCACGGCCACCCGGTCGGCATCGTCGCCAACAACGGCATCCTGTTCTCCGAGTCGGCCCAGAAGGGCGCCCACTTCATCGAGCTGTGCGACCAGCGCGGCATCCCGCTGGTCTTCCTGCAGAACATCTCGGGCTTCATGGTGGGCCGGGACTACGAGGCCGGCGGCATCGCCAAGCACGGCGCCAAGATGGTGACGGCGGTCGCCTGCACGCGCGTACCGAAACTGACCGTGGTGGTCGGCGGTTCGTACGGCGCTGGCAACTACTCCATGTGCGGCCGGGCCTACTCCCCCCGCTTCCTGTGGATGTGGCCCAACGCGAAGATCTCCGTCATGGGCGGCGAGCAGGCCGCGTCCGTCCTCGCGACGGTCAAGCGCGACCAGCTGGGCGACGACTGGAGCACGGCGGACGAGGAGGCCTTCAAGGCCCCGATCCGCGAGCAGTACGAGACCCAGGGCAATGCCTACTACGCCACGGCCCGGCTCTGGGACGACGGCGTGATCGACCCGCTGGAGACCCGGCAGGTGCTGGGACTCGCCCTGACCGCCTGCGCCAACGCCCCCTTGGGCGATGCCGGCTTCGGCGTCTTCCGGATGTGA
- a CDS encoding MFS transporter gives MGAPQPSTRPGGVVATLAIAGVTAAIMQTLVTPLIAELPQILSTTPSNAAWVITVTLLVSAVCVPVSGRLGDMVGKRRMLLVCSVPLIVGSVVCALSSSVVPMIVGRGLQGMGMGVLPLGIALLRDVVPAEKLSSSIALVSASMGIGGALGLPIAAAVAQYTNWRVLFWGSAGLATVVAVLIWFLIPDVPAGAKGQRFDVLGALGLGAGLVCLLLAVSKGADWGWGSATTLGLFAAAVVVLVAWGVWELRTRDPLVDLRTTARPRVLMTNLASVFVGFGMYASMLIAPQLLQFPSATGYGLGQSMLAAGLWLAPGGIMMMIVSPLGGKLIDARGPKFTLVCGILVIAVGYGLALVLMGSAWGLMVVGMVTSSGVGLAYGAMPALIMGSVPLSETAAANGFNTLMRSLGTSIGAAVIGVVLSQMTVTMGGHTFTSENGFRTGLLVGCGVALVAAVIAAVIPAARRVEAGADAAPEQATVKA, from the coding sequence ATGGGTGCCCCCCAGCCATCAACTCGCCCCGGCGGCGTCGTCGCCACGCTGGCCATCGCCGGTGTCACGGCGGCGATCATGCAGACCCTGGTCACCCCGCTCATCGCGGAGCTGCCGCAGATCCTGAGCACCACCCCCTCGAACGCGGCATGGGTGATCACCGTCACCCTGTTGGTGTCCGCCGTCTGCGTGCCCGTCTCCGGACGTCTGGGCGACATGGTCGGCAAGCGCCGGATGCTTCTCGTGTGCTCCGTGCCGCTGATCGTCGGCTCGGTGGTGTGCGCGCTCTCCTCGTCCGTCGTCCCCATGATCGTCGGCCGCGGCCTGCAGGGCATGGGCATGGGCGTGCTGCCGCTCGGTATAGCCCTGCTGCGTGACGTGGTCCCGGCGGAGAAGCTCAGCTCCTCCATCGCGCTGGTCAGCGCCTCCATGGGCATCGGCGGCGCGCTCGGCCTGCCGATTGCCGCGGCCGTCGCCCAGTACACGAACTGGCGGGTGCTGTTCTGGGGTTCGGCCGGCCTGGCCACCGTGGTCGCGGTGCTGATCTGGTTCCTGATCCCCGACGTGCCTGCCGGGGCCAAGGGCCAGCGGTTCGACGTGCTCGGTGCGCTCGGTCTCGGGGCGGGCCTGGTCTGCCTGCTGCTCGCCGTCTCCAAGGGTGCCGACTGGGGCTGGGGCTCGGCGACCACGCTCGGCCTGTTCGCCGCCGCCGTCGTGGTGTTGGTCGCCTGGGGAGTGTGGGAGCTGCGTACCCGGGACCCGTTGGTCGACCTGCGCACCACCGCGCGTCCCCGGGTGCTGATGACCAACCTCGCCTCCGTCTTCGTCGGCTTCGGCATGTACGCCAGCATGCTGATCGCGCCGCAGCTCCTGCAGTTCCCCTCCGCCACCGGATACGGCCTGGGCCAGTCGATGCTCGCGGCGGGCCTGTGGCTGGCGCCCGGCGGCATCATGATGATGATCGTCTCCCCGCTAGGCGGAAAGCTCATCGACGCCCGGGGCCCGAAGTTCACCCTGGTCTGCGGCATCCTGGTCATCGCGGTCGGCTACGGCCTGGCGCTGGTGCTCATGGGCTCCGCGTGGGGCCTGATGGTGGTCGGCATGGTGACCAGCAGCGGCGTCGGCCTGGCGTACGGGGCGATGCCCGCACTGATCATGGGCTCGGTCCCGCTGTCCGAGACCGCCGCCGCCAACGGCTTCAACACGCTCATGCGCTCCCTCGGCACGTCGATCGGCGCCGCGGTGATCGGCGTGGTCCTCTCGCAGATGACCGTCACCATGGGCGGCCACACCTTCACCTCCGAGAACGGCTTCCGTACCGGACTCCTGGTCGGCTGCGGCGTCGCCCTGGTCGCGGCGGTGATCGCCGCCGTCATCCCGGCGGCGCGCCGCGTCGAGGCCGGCGCCGACGCCGCGCCCGAACAGGCCACGGTCAAGGCCTGA
- a CDS encoding helix-turn-helix domain-containing protein → MAETAAALRTVARNVRAARTRAGLSLEELGRRAQVSKGALVGLEKAQGNPNLATLVRLADTLGISVSALMQGSPEGRVRVVAADAVAPLWTGARGSEARLVLTTSGPAPVEFWRWQLQPDEEYPSHPHQAGVVETVSVTSGRMTLVVDGTEYALEAGQTATFDGDTSHAYRGAGTEPCDLIMTVHLPAGPAATA, encoded by the coding sequence GTGGCCGAGACAGCCGCAGCTCTGCGGACGGTCGCGCGCAATGTCCGGGCGGCCCGCACCCGCGCGGGCCTGTCCCTGGAGGAACTCGGCCGGCGCGCCCAGGTCAGCAAGGGTGCTCTGGTGGGGCTGGAGAAGGCCCAGGGCAACCCCAACCTGGCCACGCTGGTCCGGCTGGCCGACACCCTCGGCATCTCGGTGTCCGCCCTGATGCAGGGGTCGCCCGAAGGCCGTGTCCGGGTCGTTGCCGCCGACGCCGTGGCGCCACTGTGGACCGGAGCGCGGGGCAGCGAGGCCCGGCTCGTACTGACGACCTCGGGCCCGGCCCCCGTCGAGTTCTGGCGCTGGCAGCTGCAACCGGACGAGGAGTACCCCAGCCATCCCCACCAGGCCGGAGTCGTGGAGACCGTCAGTGTCACCTCCGGCCGGATGACCCTGGTCGTCGACGGCACCGAGTACGCCCTCGAGGCCGGACAGACCGCCACGTTCGACGGCGACACCTCACACGCCTACCGCGGCGCGGGCACCGAGCCCTGTGACCTGATCATGACCGTCCACCTGCCGGCCGGCCCCGCAGCCACGGCCTGA
- a CDS encoding MarR family winged helix-turn-helix transcriptional regulator, whose protein sequence is MTRPTHEVEYEQMLLSRHGLLQNKGGRRKDGLMDHSAYILLSRVRIQGPMSIGELSDAFGLDASTLNRQTAAAMRAGLVERIPDPEGGMARKFRITDEGARMLDAEREGLVSSLERVMANWSDEDISGFAAYLRRFNTDIERLGGRPWPRP, encoded by the coding sequence ATGACCAGGCCCACCCACGAGGTCGAGTACGAGCAGATGCTCCTCAGCCGCCACGGCCTCCTGCAGAACAAGGGCGGCCGGCGCAAGGACGGCCTGATGGACCACAGCGCCTACATCCTGCTCAGCCGCGTCCGTATCCAGGGGCCGATGTCGATCGGCGAGCTCAGCGACGCCTTCGGGCTCGACGCCTCCACCCTCAACCGGCAGACCGCGGCGGCCATGCGCGCCGGACTCGTGGAACGCATCCCGGACCCCGAGGGCGGCATGGCCCGCAAGTTCCGGATCACCGACGAGGGCGCCCGCATGCTCGACGCGGAACGCGAGGGCCTCGTCAGCTCCCTGGAGCGGGTCATGGCCAACTGGTCGGACGAGGACATCTCCGGCTTCGCCGCCTACCTGAGGCGCTTCAACACCGACATCGAGCGCCTGGGCGGCCGCCCCTGGCCGCGCCCCTGA
- a CDS encoding acyl-CoA dehydrogenase family protein yields MSLDHRLTAEHEELRRTVEEFAHDVVAPKIGDFYERHEFPYEIVREMGRMGLFGLPFPEEYGGMGGDYLALGIVLEELARVDSSVAITLEAGVSLGAMPVYRFGTEEQKRQWLPRLCSGEALGAFGLTEPDGGSDAGGTRTTAVRDEATGEWVINGSKCFITNSGTDITELVTVTAVTGRKENGAPLISSIIVPSGTPGFTVAAPYSKVGWNASDTRELSFSDVRVPLANLLGEEGRGYAQFLRILDEGRIAISALSTGLAQGCVDESVKYAAERHAFGRPIGANQAIQFKIADMEMRAHMARVGWRDAASRMVAGEPFKKEAAIAKLYSSTVAVDNAREATQIHGGYGFMNEYPVARMWRDSKILEIGEGTSEVQRMLIARELGLPA; encoded by the coding sequence ATGTCCCTGGACCACCGGCTGACCGCCGAACACGAGGAACTGCGGCGCACCGTCGAGGAGTTCGCGCACGACGTCGTCGCGCCGAAGATCGGCGACTTCTACGAACGGCACGAGTTCCCGTACGAGATCGTGCGGGAGATGGGGCGGATGGGCCTGTTCGGGCTTCCGTTCCCGGAGGAGTACGGCGGCATGGGCGGCGACTATCTCGCCCTCGGGATCGTCCTGGAGGAGCTGGCCCGGGTCGACTCGTCCGTGGCGATCACGCTGGAGGCCGGGGTCTCGCTCGGCGCGATGCCGGTCTACCGCTTCGGCACCGAGGAGCAGAAGCGGCAGTGGCTGCCGAGGCTCTGCTCGGGCGAGGCGCTCGGCGCCTTCGGCCTGACCGAGCCGGACGGCGGCTCGGACGCGGGCGGCACCCGGACGACGGCGGTGCGCGACGAGGCCACCGGCGAGTGGGTGATCAACGGCTCCAAGTGCTTCATCACCAACTCCGGTACGGACATCACGGAGCTGGTCACGGTGACGGCGGTGACCGGCCGCAAGGAGAACGGCGCCCCGCTCATCTCCTCGATCATCGTGCCGTCCGGCACTCCCGGCTTCACGGTCGCGGCCCCGTACTCCAAGGTCGGCTGGAACGCCTCGGACACCCGCGAGCTGTCCTTCTCCGACGTCCGCGTCCCGCTGGCGAACCTGCTGGGCGAGGAGGGCCGCGGCTACGCCCAGTTCCTGCGCATCCTGGACGAGGGCCGGATCGCCATCTCCGCCCTGTCCACGGGCCTGGCCCAGGGCTGCGTCGACGAGTCGGTGAAGTACGCCGCCGAGCGCCACGCCTTCGGCCGCCCGATCGGCGCCAACCAGGCCATCCAGTTCAAGATCGCGGACATGGAGATGCGCGCCCACATGGCCCGCGTCGGCTGGCGCGACGCCGCCTCGCGCATGGTGGCGGGCGAACCCTTCAAGAAGGAGGCCGCGATCGCGAAGCTGTACTCCTCGACGGTGGCGGTGGACAACGCCCGCGAGGCGACCCAGATCCACGGCGGCTACGGCTTCATGAACGAGTACCCGGTCGCCAGGATGTGGCGCGACTCCAAGATCCTGGAGATCGGCGAGGGCACGAGCGAGGTCCAGCGGATGCTGATCGCCCGCGAGTTGGGCCTCCCGGCCTGA
- a CDS encoding acetyl-CoA carboxylase biotin carboxylase subunit, producing MFDTVLVANRGEIAVRVIRTLRELGVRSVAVFSDADADARHVREADTAVRIGPAPAAMSYLSVPALLDAARRAGAQAVHPGYGFLAENAGFARACAEAGLTFIGPHASAITLMGDKIRAKETVAAAGVPVVPGSSGSGLTDDRLVDAAREIGMPVLLKPSAGGGGKGMRLVRDEALLGDEIAAARREARASFGDDTLLVERWIDRPRHIEIQVLADAHGNVVHLGERECSLQRRHQKIIEEAPSVLLDEETRAAMGEAAVQAARSCGYVGAGTVEFIVPGNDPASYFFMEMNTRLQVEHPVTELITGLDLVEWQLRVAAGERLPYEQRDITLTGHAIEARICAEDPARGFLPSGGTVLALHEPQGNGVRTDSGLGEGGEVGSLYDPMLSKVIAYGPDRVTALRRLRAALADTVILGVPTNAGFLRRLLAHPAVVAGDLDTGLVEREVDTLVPEGVPEEVYAAAALLRRSAGADGARTGATDASGWVDPFSAASGWRLGGTPARTVLDFRLPGHDPVQVSMRSCPAGTELAFGHVGEGAQPPEPVTGACGPLAPLPGGRETARLVEVSGHRLTLELAGVTHAFTHAASPDGRWLGRDGDSWHVQDHDPVEASLAGAGRSGADTLAAPMPGTVTVVKVAVGDEVVAGQSLLVVEAMKMEHVISAPHAGTVTELDVSTGATVAMDQILAVVAPGEEA from the coding sequence ATGTTCGACACGGTTCTGGTCGCCAACCGCGGCGAGATCGCGGTACGTGTCATCCGCACGCTGCGGGAGCTGGGCGTCCGCTCGGTCGCCGTCTTCAGCGACGCGGACGCGGACGCCCGGCACGTCCGGGAGGCCGACACGGCGGTACGGATCGGGCCCGCCCCCGCCGCCATGAGCTATCTCAGCGTGCCCGCGCTGCTGGACGCGGCCCGCCGCGCCGGCGCGCAGGCCGTCCACCCGGGATACGGGTTCCTCGCCGAGAACGCGGGCTTCGCGCGGGCGTGCGCCGAGGCGGGGCTGACCTTCATCGGACCGCACGCCTCCGCCATCACGCTGATGGGCGACAAGATCCGGGCCAAGGAGACGGTCGCGGCGGCCGGGGTTCCGGTGGTGCCCGGCTCCTCGGGGAGCGGGCTCACCGACGACCGGCTGGTCGACGCGGCCCGTGAGATCGGGATGCCGGTGCTGCTGAAGCCCTCGGCGGGCGGCGGCGGCAAGGGCATGCGGCTGGTGCGCGACGAGGCTCTGCTCGGGGACGAGATCGCGGCCGCCCGGCGCGAGGCACGGGCCTCGTTCGGCGACGACACGTTGCTGGTGGAGCGGTGGATCGACCGGCCCCGGCACATCGAGATCCAGGTGCTGGCGGACGCCCACGGCAACGTGGTCCACCTCGGCGAGCGCGAGTGCTCGCTCCAGCGCCGCCACCAGAAGATCATCGAGGAGGCGCCCTCGGTCCTGCTCGACGAGGAGACCCGGGCCGCGATGGGCGAGGCGGCCGTCCAGGCGGCCCGCTCCTGCGGTTATGTGGGCGCGGGCACGGTGGAGTTCATCGTCCCGGGCAACGACCCCGCCTCGTACTTCTTCATGGAGATGAACACCCGCCTCCAGGTCGAGCACCCGGTCACCGAGCTGATCACCGGCCTGGACCTGGTGGAGTGGCAGCTGAGGGTCGCGGCGGGCGAGCGACTCCCGTACGAGCAGCGGGACATCACGCTCACCGGCCATGCCATCGAGGCCCGGATCTGCGCCGAGGACCCGGCACGCGGCTTCCTGCCCTCCGGCGGCACGGTCCTCGCGCTGCACGAGCCGCAGGGCAACGGGGTGCGGACGGACTCCGGGCTCGGCGAGGGCGGCGAGGTCGGCAGCCTGTACGACCCGATGCTGTCGAAGGTCATCGCGTACGGCCCCGACCGCGTCACCGCACTGCGCCGGCTGCGGGCGGCGCTCGCGGACACGGTGATCCTCGGCGTCCCGACCAACGCCGGTTTCCTGCGCCGGCTGCTCGCCCACCCGGCGGTGGTGGCGGGCGATCTGGACACGGGCCTGGTGGAGCGTGAGGTGGACACGCTGGTGCCGGAGGGGGTGCCCGAGGAGGTGTACGCGGCGGCGGCGCTGCTGCGGCGGTCCGCCGGTGCGGACGGGGCCCGGACCGGCGCCACCGACGCCTCCGGCTGGGTCGACCCGTTCTCGGCGGCGAGCGGCTGGCGGCTCGGCGGCACCCCGGCCCGCACCGTGCTCGACTTCCGGCTGCCCGGCCACGACCCGGTGCAGGTCTCGATGCGCTCCTGCCCGGCCGGTACGGAGCTGGCCTTCGGCCATGTCGGGGAGGGCGCGCAGCCGCCGGAGCCCGTGACGGGGGCCTGCGGCCCGCTGGCCCCGCTGCCCGGCGGCAGGGAGACGGCCAGGCTGGTCGAGGTCTCCGGGCACCGCCTCACCCTCGAACTCGCCGGTGTCACCCACGCGTTCACCCATGCCGCCTCCCCGGACGGCAGATGGCTCGGCCGGGACGGCGACAGCTGGCACGTACAGGATCACGACCCGGTGGAGGCGTCCCTGGCCGGCGCGGGCCGGTCCGGGGCGGACACGCTCGCCGCGCCCATGCCCGGGACGGTCACCGTGGTGAAGGTGGCGGTCGGGGACGAGGTCGTGGCCGGGCAGAGCCTGCTGGTGGTGGAGGCGATGAAGATGGAACACGTCATCTCCGCCCCGCACGCCGGGACCGTGACCGAGCTGGACGTCAGCACCGGTGCCACGGTCGCGATGGACCAGATCCTGGCCGTGGTGGCGCCCGGGGAGGAAGCATGA
- a CDS encoding hydroxymethylglutaryl-CoA lyase, whose product MTTSRTLPMTVPAQDLPARVRIHEVGARDGLQNEKTVVPTEVKAEFIHRLAASGLTTVEATSFVHPKWVPQLADAEDLFPRLADIDGVALPVLVPNERGLDRALALGARRIAVFGSATETFAARNLNRTVDESLAMFEPVVARAKADRVHVRGYLSMCFGDPWEGPVPVHQVVRVAKALMDLGCDELSLGDTIGVATPGHVQTLLSELNEEGVPTDTIGVHFHDTYGQALSNTLAALQHGVTTVDASAGGLGGCPYAKSATGNLATEDLVWMLQGLGVETGVDLDALTATSVWLADQLGRPSPSRTVRALSVR is encoded by the coding sequence ATGACCACGTCCCGCACCCTGCCCATGACCGTGCCGGCCCAGGACCTGCCCGCCCGGGTACGCATCCACGAGGTCGGTGCCCGCGACGGGCTGCAGAACGAGAAGACCGTCGTACCGACCGAGGTGAAGGCGGAGTTCATCCACCGGCTGGCCGCCTCGGGCCTGACCACCGTCGAGGCGACCAGCTTCGTGCACCCCAAGTGGGTTCCCCAACTGGCCGACGCCGAGGACCTGTTCCCCCGCCTGGCCGACATCGACGGCGTCGCCCTGCCGGTCCTCGTACCGAACGAACGCGGCCTGGACCGGGCCCTGGCGCTCGGTGCCCGCCGGATCGCCGTGTTCGGCTCGGCGACCGAGACGTTCGCCGCCCGCAACCTCAACCGCACCGTCGACGAGTCGCTCGCCATGTTCGAGCCGGTCGTCGCCCGCGCCAAGGCCGACCGGGTGCATGTCCGCGGCTATCTGTCGATGTGCTTCGGCGACCCGTGGGAGGGGCCCGTCCCCGTCCACCAGGTCGTCCGGGTCGCCAAGGCGCTGATGGACCTCGGCTGCGACGAGCTCTCCCTCGGCGACACCATCGGCGTCGCCACGCCCGGCCACGTACAGACCCTGCTCTCGGAGCTGAACGAGGAGGGCGTGCCCACCGACACCATCGGCGTGCACTTCCACGACACGTACGGGCAGGCCCTCTCCAACACCCTCGCCGCGCTCCAGCACGGGGTGACCACCGTGGACGCCTCCGCGGGCGGCCTCGGCGGCTGCCCGTACGCGAAGAGCGCCACCGGAAATCTCGCCACCGAGGACCTCGTGTGGATGCTCCAGGGCCTCGGTGTCGAAACCGGGGTCGATCTCGACGCGCTCACCGCCACCAGCGTGTGGCTCGCCGATCAACTGGGCCGACCCAGCCCGTCCCGTACCGTCCGCGCGCTCTCGGTGCGATAG